The Nitrospirota bacterium genome contains a region encoding:
- a CDS encoding type I CRISPR-associated protein Cas7: MSNNNIHTDPARRHDFVLVFEVERGNPNGDPDAGNLPRVDPETGHGIVTDVCLKRKVRDYLQMEKGLEMFIQSETALNTIISKAARNEGAEFPEIEITLDEDKDNDVIQWFSEHEPFELNDTNTILSYYGDSFKQKDIAAYFDEVEDDALKNRLKPYAKQLADSVKKKKLNKDDRDNTKQRLIKERYDIRMFGAVLSTGLNAGQVRGPVQLTFAKSVDPIFRLDNSITRIAITKEADKKRKETEMARKPIVPYALYVAHGFYNPYFALKPKQKKDDPDEYIVTEGDLENLWEALEWMFNTDTAAARGRMATRGLYVFSHDNKRGNAPSHKLFRRIKVKSCEEARSFEDYLPIEIYEIGLNDIGIKLTRIVHEVKEEEKQGA, from the coding sequence ATGAGCAACAATAATATCCATACTGATCCAGCAAGAAGACATGATTTTGTTCTGGTATTTGAAGTTGAGAGAGGCAATCCCAACGGCGATCCCGACGCCGGTAATTTGCCCCGAGTCGATCCTGAAACAGGTCATGGCATAGTAACGGATGTTTGTTTGAAAAGAAAAGTCAGGGATTATCTGCAAATGGAAAAAGGGCTTGAGATGTTCATTCAAAGTGAAACTGCTTTAAATACAATAATTTCAAAAGCTGCTCGCAACGAAGGTGCAGAATTTCCTGAAATCGAAATCACATTAGACGAAGATAAAGATAACGACGTTATTCAATGGTTTTCTGAGCATGAACCGTTTGAGTTGAATGATACCAATACAATTCTTTCCTATTATGGAGATTCATTTAAACAAAAAGATATAGCAGCATACTTTGATGAGGTTGAAGATGATGCTTTAAAAAACAGACTCAAACCATATGCAAAACAACTGGCGGACTCAGTTAAAAAGAAGAAACTCAATAAAGACGATAGAGATAATACAAAACAGCGGCTTATAAAAGAGCGTTATGACATCCGGATGTTTGGCGCTGTGTTATCTACGGGCCTTAATGCAGGGCAGGTGCGTGGTCCGGTTCAGTTGACATTTGCAAAGTCTGTAGATCCTATTTTTAGGCTCGATAATTCTATAACGCGTATTGCCATAACAAAAGAAGCCGACAAAAAAAGGAAAGAAACCGAAATGGCTCGTAAGCCAATCGTACCCTATGCCCTATATGTTGCACATGGTTTCTATAATCCGTACTTTGCATTAAAACCGAAACAGAAAAAAGATGATCCGGATGAATACATAGTCACAGAGGGTGACCTTGAGAATCTTTGGGAAGCATTAGAATGGATGTTCAATACCGATACTGCAGCGGCAAGGGGGCGAATGGCAACGAGGGGTTTGTATGTGTTTAGTCATGATAATAAAAGGGGTAATGCTCCATCGCACAAACTCTTTAGGCGAATAAAGGTAAAAAGTTGTGAGGAAGCCCGTTCGTTTGAAGACTATTTGCCGATTGAAATCTATGAAATTGGGCTGAATGATATCGGTATCAAGTTGACAAGAATTGTTCATGAGGTGAAGGAAGAGGAAAAACAAGGTGCCTAA
- the cas8c gene encoding type I-C CRISPR-associated protein Cas8c/Csd1, whose translation MFKEIIELGKRLETEGKLPPPGFYYYGQPIKWKIHLRHCHPNFVYVEEIPLDKPRPFCGRTSRVEAHPCVDEAGYVLHVAKQRGGGNDDKVKEKHKEFVRLLRKAYRSPLIKGKELKSAVWIAQSKQWRRLVSQQVKSKNILNKDWVAIVFNDGPFEDTSLYELPDMQQFWQKELRERTRQDTETGKAKMGVCSICGEYQQMAKKIPVWVKLFKPAPLHSYNKDSFVSYIEGIQVFEGKAHLGQCVICGDTIARTLNYLTGNILHYKIIAQDRHKGKLITDSAQNQFALFWLKDKQFIKAGETILDPSELLRNVSSVMDRSEKNTPPPDTKQLENMLTVPWTGRDASVNIADNAFYLLILSPNKGRIAVRDWLDISLDKLQQNLKAFLDAQRIIDPDGKEKRCFGIPEILKAVEASNISKEPHKVVEIGNPNVSCQLLRTAYLGESPPSVLLESAVMCMRNPKIFDEKKKTTRHILMATLKMLLTHKKEGMKEMETLDTNRKAIGHLCGRLLSILEEAQLRAARWKINTTLVERFYGSASSAPASVFGTLVRRATTDHFPKIRKQQLGYKDLEAQIESVETAIDQAGGYPKTLSLKEQAEFSLGFYHQRAKFNEKRKVNKQNDKKEESNEQQ comes from the coding sequence ATGTTTAAGGAGATTATTGAACTGGGGAAGCGCCTTGAAACTGAAGGCAAGCTCCCACCACCAGGGTTTTACTATTATGGTCAACCTATAAAATGGAAAATACATTTACGACATTGTCACCCTAATTTTGTTTATGTTGAAGAAATTCCACTTGATAAACCACGGCCGTTTTGCGGAAGAACAAGTCGAGTTGAGGCTCATCCATGTGTTGATGAAGCCGGATACGTGTTACATGTTGCAAAACAAAGGGGAGGCGGCAATGATGACAAGGTTAAAGAAAAGCACAAGGAATTTGTCCGACTCTTGCGGAAAGCTTATAGAAGTCCTTTGATAAAGGGCAAGGAGTTGAAATCGGCAGTGTGGATCGCCCAGTCAAAACAATGGCGAAGATTGGTCAGCCAGCAGGTCAAATCAAAAAACATTTTAAACAAAGATTGGGTTGCAATTGTCTTCAATGACGGTCCTTTTGAAGATACAAGCTTATATGAACTTCCAGATATGCAACAGTTTTGGCAGAAAGAACTTAGGGAACGAACACGGCAGGATACTGAAACAGGAAAAGCAAAAATGGGAGTATGCTCTATTTGCGGAGAATATCAGCAAATGGCAAAAAAGATACCTGTATGGGTTAAGCTCTTTAAACCTGCACCCCTTCACTCGTATAACAAAGATTCTTTCGTTTCTTATATTGAAGGAATTCAGGTATTTGAAGGAAAGGCACACCTTGGTCAATGCGTTATCTGTGGTGATACAATCGCCAGAACTTTAAACTACCTTACAGGTAACATACTTCATTATAAAATCATTGCGCAGGATCGACACAAAGGCAAGCTTATTACAGATTCGGCGCAGAATCAGTTTGCTCTATTCTGGTTAAAAGACAAACAGTTCATAAAAGCAGGAGAAACGATACTTGATCCATCTGAACTGTTAAGAAATGTAAGCTCAGTTATGGACAGGTCTGAGAAAAATACGCCGCCACCTGACACCAAGCAGTTAGAAAATATGTTAACTGTCCCGTGGACAGGCAGGGATGCATCTGTCAATATTGCAGATAACGCGTTTTATCTCCTTATTTTATCACCCAACAAAGGACGCATTGCCGTCAGAGACTGGCTCGATATCTCTCTCGACAAATTACAGCAGAACCTCAAAGCATTTCTTGATGCACAACGTATTATTGATCCTGACGGGAAAGAGAAACGATGCTTTGGGATTCCCGAGATTCTTAAAGCAGTGGAGGCTTCGAATATATCTAAAGAGCCACATAAGGTTGTTGAGATAGGCAATCCCAATGTAAGTTGTCAATTATTGAGAACCGCGTACTTAGGCGAATCGCCGCCATCAGTTCTTCTTGAGTCGGCAGTAATGTGTATGAGGAATCCCAAAATATTTGATGAGAAGAAAAAGACTACACGGCATATTTTGATGGCAACCTTAAAGATGCTTTTAACTCATAAGAAGGAGGGCATGAAAGAAATGGAAACGCTTGATACAAACCGAAAGGCTATAGGTCATCTTTGCGGACGGCTTCTATCAATACTTGAAGAAGCACAATTGCGGGCAGCGCGATGGAAGATCAATACCACTCTTGTCGAAAGGTTCTATGGCTCGGCTTCATCTGCTCCAGCCTCAGTATTTGGCACTCTCGTTAGGAGAGCGACAACCGACCACTTTCCAAAGATACGAAAACAGCAGCTTGGATATAAGGACTTGGAGGCGCAGATAGAATCTGTTGAGACTGCAATTGATCAAGCAGGCGGATACCCTAAAACACTATCGCTGAAGGAACAGGCTGAGTTTTCTCTCGGCTTTTATCATCAGCGTGCAAAGTTTAACGAAAAAAGGAAAGTCAATAAACAGAATGATAAAAAGGAGGAAAGCAATGAGCAACAATAA
- the acs gene encoding acetate--CoA ligase, with the protein MSKESIDVLMAEKRTFPPSKDFSNRAHVKSIAEYEKLYKKSVEDPEGFWAEMAEKELSWYKKWDKVSEWDFNKPYIKWFIGGKLNVSYNCLDRFINTPKRNKAAIIWESDDGNYKTYTYQQLFYEVNRFANVLKKHGIGKGDRVTIYLPMIPELAISMLACARIGAIHSIVFGGFSAQALRDRIQDCKSKLLITADKGARGGRYVPLKTNADEALQECPTVEKVIVVKRVGSVDMEPQRDFWWHDEMLDPEVKDYCEPEQMDAEDPLFILYTSGSTGKPKGVLHTTAGYLLYTSLTFRWIFDYHDEDIHFCTADIGWVTGHSYIVYGPLSNGATSLMFEGIPTYPDPGRFWKIVDKFRVNIIYTAPTVIRALMREGPDWVNKYDLSSLRVLGSVGEPINPEAWMWYHTHVGKTKLPIVDTWWQTETGGILITPLPGAMTTKPGSACRPFPGVVPVIVKEDGSPARANEGGYLCIDRPWPGILRGTYGDPENKRIKEVYFSRFPGKYFTGDGARFDEDNDYWLMGRIDDVINVSGHRIGTAEIESALVSHEAVAEAATVGYPHEIKGEGIYVYVTLKEGFEPTPELTKILVGHVRHVIGPIASPDKIQFAPGLPKTRSGKIMRRILRKIARGDTEDLGDTSTLADPSVVNEILRGKM; encoded by the coding sequence ATGTCTAAGGAAAGCATCGATGTATTGATGGCAGAAAAAAGAACGTTCCCCCCGTCAAAGGATTTCAGCAACAGGGCACATGTCAAAAGCATTGCTGAATATGAAAAGCTCTACAAGAAGTCTGTTGAAGATCCTGAAGGATTCTGGGCAGAAATGGCAGAAAAGGAGCTTTCCTGGTACAAGAAATGGGATAAGGTATCAGAATGGGATTTCAACAAACCTTATATCAAATGGTTCATCGGCGGCAAGCTGAATGTATCATATAACTGCCTGGACAGATTTATCAATACCCCGAAGAGAAACAAGGCAGCGATTATATGGGAATCGGATGACGGCAACTATAAAACCTATACCTACCAGCAGCTCTTCTACGAAGTCAACAGGTTCGCAAATGTCCTGAAAAAGCACGGCATCGGAAAAGGTGACAGGGTCACCATCTATCTTCCCATGATACCTGAGCTCGCGATCTCGATGCTGGCATGCGCGAGGATCGGCGCGATCCACAGCATCGTGTTCGGCGGGTTCAGCGCCCAGGCCCTGAGAGACAGGATTCAGGACTGCAAGTCAAAACTCCTCATCACCGCTGATAAGGGCGCGAGGGGAGGCCGCTACGTACCGCTCAAAACGAATGCGGACGAGGCGCTTCAGGAATGCCCCACCGTGGAAAAGGTCATTGTCGTGAAGAGGGTCGGCAGCGTCGACATGGAGCCCCAGAGGGACTTCTGGTGGCATGATGAGATGCTCGATCCCGAAGTGAAGGATTATTGCGAACCCGAACAGATGGATGCTGAGGACCCGCTTTTTATCCTCTATACATCAGGGTCAACAGGCAAGCCAAAAGGCGTTCTCCACACCACCGCAGGGTATCTCCTGTACACAAGCCTCACCTTCAGATGGATTTTCGATTATCATGACGAGGACATCCACTTCTGCACCGCAGATATCGGATGGGTTACAGGCCACAGCTATATTGTCTATGGCCCGCTGAGCAACGGTGCAACCAGCCTTATGTTTGAAGGCATTCCGACATATCCGGATCCGGGAAGGTTCTGGAAGATCGTCGATAAATTCAGGGTGAATATCATCTATACGGCACCGACGGTAATCAGGGCTCTCATGAGGGAAGGCCCGGACTGGGTCAACAAGTATGACCTCTCTTCCCTGAGAGTACTCGGCTCTGTCGGCGAACCGATCAACCCTGAGGCATGGATGTGGTATCACACGCATGTCGGCAAGACCAAACTTCCGATAGTCGACACCTGGTGGCAAACAGAGACCGGCGGGATACTGATCACTCCGTTGCCGGGAGCAATGACGACAAAACCCGGTTCAGCCTGCAGGCCATTCCCCGGTGTCGTCCCGGTTATTGTGAAAGAAGACGGATCTCCTGCCCGCGCAAATGAGGGCGGGTACCTCTGCATTGACAGGCCCTGGCCCGGAATCCTGCGCGGCACATACGGCGATCCTGAAAACAAGCGTATCAAGGAGGTCTATTTTTCGAGATTCCCGGGGAAATATTTCACCGGTGACGGCGCAAGGTTTGACGAAGACAATGACTACTGGCTCATGGGAAGGATTGACGATGTCATCAATGTTTCGGGACACAGGATCGGCACCGCAGAAATAGAATCCGCGCTCGTAAGCCATGAGGCGGTGGCCGAAGCCGCAACAGTCGGGTACCCGCACGAGATCAAGGGAGAAGGCATCTATGTCTATGTAACCCTTAAGGAAGGATTCGAACCAACCCCGGAGCTCACCAAAATACTCGTGGGACATGTAAGGCACGTCATCGGACCTATCGCAAGCCCGGACAAAATACAGTTTGCCCCCGGCCTGCCGAAAACCAGGAGCGGGAAGATCATGAGAAGGATACTCAGGAAGATTGCACGGGGCGACACGGAAGATCTCGGGGACACCTCGACACTTGCAGATCCTTCTGTCGTGAACGAGATTCTGAGGGGAAAAATGTAA
- a CDS encoding bifunctional acetate--CoA ligase family protein/GNAT family N-acetyltransferase, whose product MSVKNLEYFFNPRRIAVIGACEDKSSIGYNIFRNLLGKGFRGSVYPVNPRVEAVQGVEAYRKITDIQREIDLAILAVSPREIPEILEECGIKGVKGVIVLCFDFKKRVDDSQKLETVIRQLSEKYGFRVLGPDSLGFIRPGANLNASLFPRLPQKGNIALIVQSTTLSVALLDWAASKNIGFSYFISVGTKIDVKFSDLIDFLGVDPETRAIVLYIESIKNGRKFMTSVRSFSSSKPIMIIKSGKFDVSAQVALSHSGYMAGEDKVYDAAIERAGAIRVNETLDLFYLAESLSKQRRPKGNRLAIITNSGGSAIIAIDTLLKLEGELATLSRETIETLQTHLGSMKIFQNPVDLLIEANPQDYEAAIKGCMKDRAVDGVLVIHTPSYASKPREIAETVVSAAKTYSYKPVFTVWMGEEQVIDAREYLNDNGIPTFISTEQAVRSFIYMYRYDNNLRLLLETPEVILKDFEPDEYRAEEIIRKVSEDKRLFLNFNEVKDLLLHYGIPVVPTKVIKTDDEAVEIADFIGYPVVLKLDSQKILRKSESGGVFLNLKDQNAVREAFSSLTELAVFLKDPTAQVIIQPMIIRQGFELVIGARKDPTFGSVIVFGTGGKLLDVVEDYSIGLPPLNQSLARRMMSETQIYKHLAKYRSFENTLKYLEEILVRFSHLIIHFPHIKEIDINPFYITEDEGFILDGSVLLEADVLEGFVPIKGDFCPPHLSICPYPDQYIDIFKLKDGPGVIIRPIRPEDEPLMEELLKNSSEETLMMRFFRKISDISHEQLVRYCNIDYDRELSFVAVILNGDRERLIGEARISKLPDQENAEMAVVVGDQWQGQGIGKALLNHCLKIAKEIGIKKMWMEILQVNSRMLYRSEKMGFRKASSDEDSIKVVLEL is encoded by the coding sequence GTGTCGGTAAAGAACCTCGAATATTTCTTCAATCCCCGGAGGATTGCGGTCATCGGCGCCTGTGAAGACAAATCTTCGATAGGATACAACATATTCAGAAACCTCCTTGGGAAAGGGTTCAGGGGTTCCGTGTACCCGGTAAACCCCCGGGTAGAGGCGGTACAGGGAGTAGAGGCATACAGGAAGATTACTGACATCCAGCGCGAAATAGATCTTGCGATTCTGGCAGTGTCTCCCCGGGAGATCCCGGAAATACTCGAAGAGTGCGGGATTAAGGGCGTAAAGGGCGTGATAGTGCTCTGTTTTGATTTCAAGAAGCGGGTTGATGACTCCCAGAAACTGGAAACGGTTATCAGGCAGTTGTCTGAGAAATATGGATTCAGGGTCCTCGGCCCTGATTCCCTCGGATTCATCAGGCCGGGCGCCAACCTGAATGCAAGTCTTTTCCCACGGCTGCCCCAGAAGGGAAATATCGCGCTGATCGTGCAGAGCACGACATTGTCTGTTGCTCTCCTCGACTGGGCTGCAAGCAAAAATATCGGGTTCAGCTATTTCATCTCCGTCGGCACAAAAATCGACGTCAAGTTTTCAGACCTCATAGATTTCCTTGGCGTCGATCCCGAAACAAGGGCAATCGTGCTGTATATCGAATCGATAAAAAACGGCCGGAAATTCATGACCTCCGTAAGAAGCTTTTCCTCCAGCAAACCGATCATGATCATTAAATCAGGAAAGTTTGATGTCTCCGCACAGGTGGCGCTCTCACACTCCGGATATATGGCAGGAGAAGACAAGGTCTATGACGCGGCCATAGAAAGGGCAGGCGCCATTAGGGTAAACGAGACGCTTGATCTCTTCTACCTTGCAGAGTCGCTTTCGAAGCAGCGCCGTCCCAAAGGGAACCGGCTGGCGATCATCACAAACTCAGGAGGGTCCGCAATCATCGCCATTGACACCCTCCTGAAGCTCGAGGGAGAACTTGCAACGCTGAGCAGGGAAACAATCGAAACCCTCCAAACGCACCTCGGCTCAATGAAAATCTTCCAGAACCCGGTCGATCTCCTGATCGAGGCCAATCCGCAGGATTACGAGGCAGCGATAAAAGGCTGCATGAAAGACAGGGCCGTTGACGGGGTGCTCGTCATCCATACCCCTTCCTACGCATCAAAACCGCGGGAAATAGCCGAGACCGTCGTCTCTGCAGCAAAGACATATTCCTACAAGCCGGTGTTTACCGTATGGATGGGGGAAGAGCAGGTAATCGATGCACGGGAATATCTGAACGACAACGGCATTCCCACATTTATCTCGACCGAGCAGGCGGTGCGAAGCTTCATATACATGTACCGGTATGACAACAACCTGAGGCTCCTCCTTGAGACCCCTGAAGTCATTCTCAAGGATTTCGAACCTGACGAATACAGGGCAGAGGAGATCATCAGAAAGGTCTCGGAAGACAAAAGACTCTTCCTGAACTTCAATGAGGTGAAAGACCTGCTCCTTCACTACGGGATACCGGTCGTCCCCACGAAAGTCATCAAGACCGATGATGAAGCGGTCGAGATTGCCGACTTCATCGGATATCCGGTTGTCCTGAAACTCGATTCACAGAAGATCCTCCGCAAGTCCGAATCAGGGGGCGTCTTCCTGAACCTCAAAGACCAGAACGCCGTACGTGAAGCATTCAGCTCGCTCACTGAGCTCGCGGTATTTCTGAAAGATCCGACCGCCCAGGTGATCATTCAGCCGATGATCATCAGGCAGGGCTTCGAACTCGTGATCGGCGCCAGAAAGGACCCCACCTTCGGGTCGGTGATCGTCTTTGGCACCGGCGGGAAACTCCTTGACGTAGTCGAGGATTATTCCATAGGGCTTCCCCCATTGAACCAGTCACTGGCGCGTCGCATGATGAGCGAGACACAGATTTACAAGCACCTCGCAAAATACCGTTCGTTCGAGAATACGCTCAAATATCTCGAAGAAATCCTCGTCAGGTTTTCCCATCTGATCATCCATTTTCCCCATATCAAGGAAATCGATATCAATCCGTTCTATATTACCGAGGACGAGGGGTTTATCCTTGACGGCAGCGTCCTGCTCGAAGCCGACGTGCTCGAGGGGTTTGTCCCGATAAAAGGAGACTTCTGCCCGCCTCATCTCTCCATCTGTCCCTACCCTGACCAGTATATCGATATCTTCAAGCTGAAAGACGGCCCCGGGGTTATCATCAGGCCCATACGGCCCGAAGACGAGCCCCTGATGGAAGAACTGCTGAAAAACTCATCGGAAGAAACGCTCATGATGCGGTTCTTCCGGAAGATATCCGACATCTCGCACGAGCAGCTGGTCAGGTACTGCAATATCGACTATGACAGGGAACTGTCCTTTGTCGCGGTGATCCTGAACGGAGACCGTGAGCGGCTCATCGGCGAAGCCCGGATCAGCAAACTGCCAGATCAGGAAAATGCGGAGATGGCGGTAGTGGTCGGAGACCAGTGGCAGGGTCAGGGCATCGGCAAGGCGCTTCTGAACCACTGCCTGAAAATTGCAAAAGAAATCGGGATAAAAAAGATGTGGATGGAGATCCTCCAGGTCAACTCGCGGATGCTCTACAGGTCGGAAAAAATGGGGTTCAGAAAAGCCTCTTCAGACGAGGATTCGATAAAAGTCGTGCTCGAGCTGTAA
- the cas3 gene encoding CRISPR-associated helicase Cas3' gives MNELYAHSPNENGDWHHLDAHLKEVAELAKEFASKFDAGDLAYWIGLWHDLGKCLPEFQAYLQACAKKEHHSKFPHAIWGAILTYRLFTQNKEDDRWKEIAIAIAGHHGGMDQPGSLSQRLENRLQNSQTIFDKVIEYVKQLPSPPKIHLPELNRTQRELFIRMVFSALVDADYLNTEKHFKKQQYMLRQNQQQLETLWKTFNVNQKQFINAVDSETDINKVRREVYELCDNAAIGKRGVYRLTVPTGGGKTRSSLAFALKHAVHHEMDRVVIAIPYTSIIDQTAKEYRKILGADAVLEHHSQVSISADESQDVTHILSRLAIENWDAPLIVTTTVQFFESLFSNKPGKVRKLHNLCRSVIVIDEVQALPPELLTPTLDVLKELVEHYSVSVVLCTATQPAFEDSHFLKPFQGVEVHEIVPKEIYKDHFKKLERTKYSREKDPLSWQSLATEISKEKQVMVVLNTRKDALSLIEALDDTENIFHLSTLLCGIHRRRILREVKRRLQYALPVRLISTQVIEAGVDIDFPVVYRAIGPLDRIVQAAGRCNREGKLPQDQPGRVVIFEPLEGRSPKGPYKTGFEKAKLLLAQHDISELHNPELYQMYFEKLFADVDTDRKKIQSHREVLDYPTVDAAYLLIEQNTVPVLINCDSSAKRLKVWKRQPCRRTWQRLQPLLVNMFDYEVQKLKAEGWLEPISDGLYLSKGMYDRLKGLVPAIYDPSDLIQ, from the coding sequence ATGAATGAATTATATGCGCATAGTCCAAATGAAAATGGAGACTGGCATCATCTTGATGCTCATTTAAAAGAAGTCGCAGAGCTTGCAAAAGAATTTGCGAGTAAATTTGACGCCGGGGATTTAGCGTATTGGATAGGGCTATGGCATGATCTGGGAAAGTGTTTGCCGGAATTTCAAGCGTATCTTCAGGCATGTGCTAAGAAAGAACATCACAGCAAGTTCCCCCATGCGATTTGGGGTGCTATCTTAACATACAGGCTGTTTACTCAAAATAAGGAAGATGATCGCTGGAAGGAAATAGCAATTGCGATTGCAGGTCATCATGGTGGCATGGATCAGCCGGGATCACTTTCTCAGCGACTTGAAAATCGCCTTCAAAATAGCCAGACGATCTTCGATAAGGTTATTGAGTACGTTAAACAACTTCCTTCTCCTCCCAAAATACATCTGCCGGAATTGAACCGTACACAGCGAGAATTATTTATTAGAATGGTGTTCTCCGCGCTTGTTGACGCTGATTATCTGAATACGGAAAAACACTTCAAAAAGCAGCAGTACATGTTAAGACAAAATCAGCAGCAATTAGAAACACTCTGGAAGACATTTAATGTCAATCAGAAGCAGTTTATAAATGCTGTGGATTCAGAAACTGATATTAACAAGGTTCGCAGAGAAGTTTATGAGTTGTGTGACAACGCGGCCATAGGAAAGCGCGGAGTCTATCGGTTAACAGTGCCAACAGGCGGTGGTAAGACCAGAAGCAGTCTGGCATTCGCGCTGAAACATGCCGTCCATCATGAGATGGACAGAGTCGTTATTGCAATCCCTTATACAAGCATCATTGATCAGACGGCAAAGGAATACAGGAAGATTCTCGGAGCCGATGCGGTGCTTGAACATCATAGCCAAGTCAGCATTTCTGCCGATGAAAGTCAGGACGTAACGCATATTTTATCAAGACTTGCCATTGAGAACTGGGATGCGCCGCTCATCGTGACTACAACGGTGCAGTTCTTTGAAAGCCTCTTTTCGAATAAGCCGGGGAAGGTACGCAAACTTCACAATCTTTGCCGGAGTGTCATAGTAATAGACGAAGTGCAGGCTCTGCCCCCTGAATTGCTGACGCCGACACTTGACGTTTTAAAGGAGCTTGTTGAGCACTATTCTGTTTCTGTTGTTCTTTGCACTGCAACTCAACCCGCATTTGAAGACAGCCATTTTTTGAAACCGTTTCAAGGAGTGGAAGTCCATGAGATAGTGCCGAAAGAAATTTATAAAGACCATTTCAAGAAACTTGAGCGCACCAAATATTCCAGGGAAAAAGACCCGCTCTCATGGCAGTCATTGGCAACTGAAATCTCTAAGGAAAAGCAGGTCATGGTTGTTTTGAACACCCGTAAAGATGCTTTGTCGCTTATTGAAGCTCTTGACGACACCGAGAATATTTTCCACTTATCAACCCTTCTTTGCGGGATACATAGAAGGCGAATACTCAGAGAGGTAAAAAGAAGACTTCAATATGCATTGCCTGTAAGACTTATCAGCACTCAGGTTATTGAGGCAGGAGTAGACATAGATTTCCCGGTGGTTTATCGTGCGATTGGACCGCTTGACAGAATTGTTCAGGCTGCCGGACGGTGTAACAGAGAAGGCAAACTTCCTCAAGATCAGCCCGGACGAGTTGTAATCTTTGAGCCCTTGGAAGGCCGCTCTCCGAAAGGCCCGTATAAGACAGGGTTTGAGAAGGCAAAATTGTTATTGGCTCAACATGATATTTCAGAGTTGCATAATCCTGAACTATATCAGATGTATTTTGAGAAACTGTTTGCTGATGTTGATACTGACAGAAAAAAGATACAATCCCACAGGGAAGTTCTTGATTACCCAACGGTTGATGCCGCGTATCTGCTGATAGAGCAAAACACAGTTCCTGTTTTGATTAATTGCGATTCGTCTGCCAAAAGACTTAAAGTGTGGAAACGCCAGCCTTGCAGAAGAACATGGCAGCGATTGCAGCCTTTATTGGTAAATATGTTTGACTATGAGGTTCAGAAGCTTAAGGCCGAAGGCTGGCTTGAACCCATCTCTGATGGGCTCTATCTTTCGAAAGGCATGTATGACAGGTTAAAAGGATTGGTTCCGGCGATCTATGATCCAAGTGACCTTATTCAATAG
- the cas5c gene encoding type I-C CRISPR-associated protein Cas5c, whose amino-acid sequence MNKATFHIKVGGDYACFTNPGLKVERCTYPVMTPAAARGLLEAIYWKPQFRWEIREIKVLKPIKQISIMRNELNERQGKNPIIIDDPKNRAQRTSLILKDVEYVIKADLVLKEGINNIMGYIDQFARKLKTGQYHHTPYLGTREFAAWFESATGDEEPECIIKEYPIGQMLFDSAYIEDNERKEIDFHLHGHTHSNDKRVARGYQSAVYFDAIVENNILKIPPKKYLELYEKEGVHV is encoded by the coding sequence ATGAATAAAGCGACATTTCATATCAAAGTAGGCGGCGATTATGCCTGCTTTACAAATCCGGGGTTAAAAGTTGAGCGATGCACCTATCCAGTCATGACTCCTGCGGCAGCCAGAGGGCTTTTGGAAGCAATTTACTGGAAGCCTCAGTTCAGATGGGAAATAAGAGAGATCAAAGTGCTTAAGCCTATCAAACAAATCAGCATCATGAGGAATGAGCTTAACGAACGCCAGGGGAAAAATCCCATTATCATTGATGATCCGAAAAACAGGGCACAGAGGACAAGCCTGATCTTAAAGGATGTCGAGTATGTCATCAAAGCAGACCTTGTGCTTAAAGAGGGAATTAACAATATTATGGGCTACATTGACCAGTTCGCACGAAAGCTGAAAACCGGACAGTATCATCATACTCCTTATCTTGGAACTCGTGAATTTGCAGCATGGTTCGAGTCTGCAACCGGCGATGAAGAGCCCGAATGCATAATAAAGGAATATCCTATCGGACAAATGCTTTTTGACAGCGCCTATATAGAAGATAATGAGCGCAAGGAAATAGATTTCCATCTCCACGGACATACGCACTCAAACGACAAACGTGTTGCACGAGGTTATCAGAGCGCGGTTTATTTCGACGCTATAGTTGAAAATAATATTCTCAAGATTCCTCCTAAAAAATATCTCGAACTCTATGAAAAGGAGGGCGTCCATGTTTAA